Part of the uncultured Desulfobacter sp. genome, CGCCGGGCTTCGTTGAGCGGGTATTCGCAGTTGAACCACAGTGTGCCTGCCTGTAGACGATCAGCCGTGGCGGCCACGGACCTTGCTGCTTCTTCATAATTTTTCGTCTCTGTATATAAAAGCTCAATGTGAAGTTTCTTCAGATCTTTTTGAAGGGCAAAAAGCCGCCTGTAAATGAGATCGGCCTGGATCGGGGCCATATCGTGCCCTGCCCATTGATCCGGGGTGGCCGTAAAGACTGCGGTCACCGTTTCATTGTGTGCCCGGGCAAAGCTGACCGCTCCATGCAGTGCCGTATTGTCCTGGACTCGCAAATCCCGTCTGAACCAAACCAACTGCATGACGCCTCCTCTTCGTTATCTTTTAAGTTCAGCACCACACAGGGTTTCAATGACCGTGGATGCGTGGAAATGGTCTGCATCAAACAGCCGGGACAGTTTGATGATATCCTGCTGCTGCTTCTTTGTGGGCACCCGGTTTGCAAAGACGGCCAGGTGTTCATACGTTTGAAGACGGGCATGATTAACAAGAGCTGCGATCTCTTCAACGCCATCAAGCAGGGTAATATGCAGCCCCTGGCCGGCCATGGAAACCAGCCAAAGCCAGGCGGCAAGGCTGCCGGGAGGATCCAGGCTGATGGCCAGGCACGGTACGGAGGCTGCCTTATTTTCAGATCTGATCATTGCACTCAGGCGGCTGATCAAAATAAACTGTAGCAAGGCCCTGCCCATAGCGCGGTGTTGGCTTTTTAGTTGCCCCAATGCGTCAATGACAGGTAAAAAGCATTGACGCACAGCGATCTTTGGCGGGTACTCCCGGCATATCCTGTTGATAATATTTTCGGCCCGCCGGCTGTTTAAGTCGGTAAGCGCCTGCAGCAGTTCATCTGCGGCAGCAAGGGTAGCAGTCGTCGCCTTGGAGGCCGTCTCTTTTTTGGAACCCGAAAGCAACCCTTTGACCTTTCCGATGGAGACGCCGCGCTCCAGCCAGCGGCAGATCTCCCGGATGGTCTCAATCTGATCCGGGCTGTACAGGCGATGCCCTTTGGCGTTTCGTTCCGGTCTAATCAGATGATACCGGCGTTCCCAGGCACGAAGGGTCACAGGTTTAACACCGGTAAGTGCTGCGGCTTTACGGATGATAACACCGGTACCGGTCTGCCCTTCCAAGCCGTTCACGATATTCTTCGACTTGTCCTGGAAAACCCTTTTCTTATTTAAATTCTCCTTATCAGCGTCCATCATTAAGTGCCAACGCCCTGGGATACGGATTGCTGATACCAGCGGGGATAAGATGTCTGCCCATAATGTCTCTCCAATAAACGGTTGTACAAAAATATTCTATGTATAATAGATAATGCAGCAGAAAATGCTTTACAAGTATTTTTTTTGTACAACATTATTTTTACAGCTTATCGTGGGGCCCACCAGAGACATGAATCTTATTCACCCTTTTAAAATAAATATTTATCCCGTATTTATATAAGGAATATCATGTATAACAAAGCAGCACGAATCCATCTTCAGGAACTAAATACCGTTAACAACATTAAAAAGGAAATTAACCATGAGAGCAAAAATACAAGCAGGAATCATGGCCGCTTTTACGGCAGACGCGTTGGCTTTGGGCGCACACTGGGTTTACGACATCGCCCGGATAAAAGACAAACACGGACGCCTGGATTTTATGGCACCGCCGGAAATCGCGCCGTTCCATAAAGGAAAAAAGAAAGGCGATTTCACCCATTATGGAGATCAGATGTTCCTGCTGCTTGAGTCCCTTTCATATTGCTCCGGTTTCGATCTGGACAATTTTTCAACCCAGTGGCAGGCGATGTTTGAGGATTACAGCGGCTGGGTGGACAGCGCCACCAAGGAAACACTGGCCAATCTTGAAGCGGGAAAGTCCCCCCAGGAGGCAGGGTCAGGCTCAACTGATTTAGGCGGTGCCTCCCGGATGGTTCCACTGGCACTTTTTTATGGGGAGGACCGTGGGACGTTTATGGCAAATTCAGAGACACAAACCGCAATGACCCACAATCACCCCCAGGTTATACAGAGCGCCCGGTTTTTTGCAAGCGCTGCAATCGAGGCGGCTGAAGGCAGAAAACCACTGGATGCCCTGGAGATGGCCCAAAAAGAACTCTCTTCAAATTCTCCTATCTACCAGATGATCACAGATGGTCTTGAAAGTGTCGATAAAGCGACAACACAGGCCATCGCAGGTTTCGGCCAGATGTGTGAAACCCAGGCCGCCCTGCCCGGCACAATTCATCTGATTGCCAAATATCCAAATGATCTGAAAACCGCAATGGTTGAAAATGTCATGGCCGGCGGGGATTCTTCTGCCCGGGGCATTTTGTGCGGATTTATCCTGGGAATCTGTAACGGTATGAATGCCGTCCCGGAACAATGGATAAAAGACATACGGTTGGCCGGAAGAATACGGTCATTGGCCGGAATAAAGGAATAACGGCCATGGGCCGTCCTTGGTCTATGGACACTGAGGCTTGGGCCGACAACAAAGACAGAAAAAATCCAGTTGCTTGCTGCTATCCACTGTTACCATGCCTGTATTATAACACAGCTTTTTTTTATTTTTTTCACCTTCACAATTAGAGGGGGTGAGCCGTTATATTTTTTCCATCAAAAACGTGACCCTATGCGGTTACATGCCTGCCATGGAGTGCATGTAACCGTAAAAAATAATTGTAAATATTACAGAACAATCCTTGCTTTCAAGCGACCTGCCACAGCATGACGCCCTGGCAGACGCTCTGCTTGTCGTTAAATTTTCCGTCAACAGCCTTGCCGGCGACATAGGCTGTTAACTTTTCCCGTATTTCCCGGGTGACGTCTGTCATGCCCTGGATAAAAAAGATTATATTTTCCACGGCCTGGTCAACGGTTTCTTCCCGGTCAAGGTCCCAGACATTGAAATCAATCTGGGGACGGTATCCCTGGGCGTAAAGGTAGGTGAAAGGATAAATAAAATCCCAAGAACTGTTTTTTAACGTCTGGCCTGTAACCTGCTTGAACAGGTCATTATATCGGTTGCCGGGGCTCCCGCCGGAAAAGGTGCTCAAATAGCAGAAATTGCTGGAAGCCTGCATGACTTTTTCCAATGTCACGGGATCACAGACGCCGGGATTCATGGAAGAAAACACCAGATCAAACTGCCCGGCCAGCCCCTCTTTTTCCAGATCCACCTCCTGCCAGGTCTGCTGCATGATGCTGATTTGATCCGGACCCAATCCCATCGTATCAATCTTTTGTTTAAGGATGTCGATCATACCACTGGAAGGTTCCAATGCAACTACACTTGCCCCCATTTGTGCCATGGAGATAGCCCAGTTTCCAGATCCGGCCCCCACATCCAGAACGCGGCTTCCAGGTTTAAGTGCCCCCGCGTTCCTGAGCATGGACAAGATGCGCTCTTTTCGGGCAACCGCCTCGGGTGTGGCGGATCGTTTATCAAACACCTGGGCGCGCTTGTCCCATTTTTTGTAATGGGTCATGTCTACTTTTTTTTCAGGATTGTTTTTTAATTCATTGAGCCACAAAGTGTTCCAGATATTTTGGTTATTTAACGGAAATAAAGTCATTTGGGAATCTCCTTTATCATTATGAAAATAATCTGTTAACAATGATTGCAATTCTTTTTATAACAGCCATGGGCTGACCTGACATATCAGCACTGAAGGACAGCCCACAACGAAGGTTGAAAGAACTCAGTAACTTACTGAGCTCTTTCATATTAAATCAAGCAGCTTCAAAACCGTGTTGACAGCTTTGGCGGCATGTTGCCGGATTATTGCTGATGACGGTGGCGCAACCAGACCGGTAAGTACGGTCATACGCATGGACAGAAGAATGCTTAAAAACACATCGATTTCGTATTGGGCGTCTTCAATATCAAACCTTTCTTTAAAAAATAGTGAAAGACGGGTTTTGGTACGCACGGGACCAACGGTATAAAAGGCACGCGTGATTTCCGGGACCATGGGACCTTCGGACACCAGCAACCTGATATTGGCCAGATGTGCCTTTGATAAATGTCTTTCAATGAATCCAATGGAAAAGGCATTCAGGGCTTTTGTGGTGTCCTCCAGGTTAAGTGCGTCCAAAAAATCGTTGGTCGCCTCCAATCGCTGGGCTTCCAGTGCCGATTTGAAAAGCGCCTCTTTGGATTTAAAATACCGATATACCGTTTGTTTGGTGACCTGGGCCTGTTCGGCAATTTTATCCATACTTGTGCCGATGAATCCGTTGGATTGAAATAGTTCCTGGGCGGCTTTGAGTATGCGCTGAATCTTCATTTTTTTGTTTTGTTCTATTTTTTTCATATGTGATTTGGCTGGAAATTATAATTATAAGAAACAAACTCCATAGGATGATTTTAATTGACAAGTCTTGGATAGACCATTACGCAATAGGAACATACTTATTGGTATGATTTTTGTCAAGACTATTTGAATTTAGGATATAAACAACGCCAGAAAAAAATGCTAACCCCAGGGAAGATGAATGAAAAAAATTAAAGGGTTACCTGATGCGCATGATCTTCATGATATCGAAAACCGCGCTCGTGGAATACTTACATCATGGTCGGCTTGGTGGGAGTTGCGGGGAATGAACACCTGATCTTTTACATGAATACCGAAACTTCGGAGGAGGGATGAATCAAATGTAACCTTTTTGTTTTCTTTTTTTGTTCTTGGCCCATGGTTAAAATAAATCGCACGTTTGATCGTCCTTTAAACCGCTGTTAGCAAGCGTTACGCTCACAGGAGAACAACAAGTAGTTAATTTCTTTTGCATGCCTTAATGACGACTTAAAAGTCGATGCATCCGTGGCAGATTTAATTTTAACCATGGACCTTTCGCCAACTTACAGAAACGGTCTAAAATGTTTTGTCACGTTGGCGTTGAGTTTTGAATGCCCACCTCGATCTCATCAACGCCGCATTCGGCCAGCTGACTTGCGATGGTCAGTTTTTCCAGGGGCCGGAAAAAGACACCCGGGGCCTGTTCCCCGTCCCGAAGGGTGGTGTCCACCATCCAAACCCGCAGATCATGGGTCTTCATTACAGTACGTAATCCTCTGCGATCTCGCCGTCTTCCATGGCGTCTAAAATTGCGTCAATGGCTTCTTCGTTCTCAACATTGCCGTACCAGATGTTATCGGGATAAATGACCATCACCGGACCATCATCACACTGTTTCAGGCAGCAGGTGGAAGATACCAGGACTTCTTCAAGGCCCCTGTCGATCACTTCATTTTCAATATAGGCTAAAAAATCTCCGGACCCTTTTCTGTGGCATTTGCCCTTGGGCTCTCCGCTGGGACGAAAACTTGCGCATACGAGGATGTGTTTTTCGGGCTTGTTCATTTTTTCTCCTTAAAAATTTATTTTATGAATTGGTTTTTATAATCAATTTAATTTTGTATTACATGCAACCGGTGCCGGTGCCCCTGCACTCGCCGCAGGAGGTCTGGGAGCGAACAATCAGATGATCCAAAGACTCACCCTTTTTAATGGCCATCAGCACCAGATCAATCATCCCGTTGACCTCATGGATGGTAAATCCCATGTTGCCCAGCACTTTTTTGGGGGCTTCGCCCACACCGGACACCAGGATGGTGTGGCAATCTTTAATGGTCCGGGCAAGGTTGTTCCAGCGGACATCGCCGGCACCGGGTTTGGGCACGGTTCTGGTCTCCACAAATTCCGGGGTGTCCCCGGTCAGGTCGTAGATGTGCAGCTCTTCGGCTTCCCCCAGGCGCTGGTTGATCAAGGCGCCTTCCCGGGTGGCCAGGGCCACATAGGGTCGTGGGCCGGCGGCATTGAACGCATACCCATCGTCACAATCCTGTTCGTGGCAATACTTGGGCGCGCTGGGCAATGAAATGGGGGTCGTGGCGTGAAAGGTCAGCCGATCCATGAGCTTCTGGTTCAAGGGATCGTCCAGCAGGCCTACGGCATCGGCCCGGCAGCGTTTACAATGGGTCATCTGGGCCACAAAGACCTTGGCGGCCTCTCTCAGTTCCTTGAGCTGACCCTTGGCCGGTTCCGGCATATCTTCAAAGTTGGAGCCCTTGGTGGGGAAGTACGGCATGATGTTGAATATATCCACACCCATCTCGCCCATGGTTCTGGCCACTTCAACCATATGGTCGTCGTTGATGCCGGGCAGCAGAATGGAGTTGACCTTGACCATGATATCTCTTTCTTTGAGGCCTTTGACCGCGGCAAGCTGGCGTTCCAACAGCACCTTGGCGCCTTCCAACGGGCCCTTGGAGCGTTTGCCGTCCCGGACCCAGGAGTAAATCCTGGCGCCGACTTCAGGATCAACCGCATTTACGGTGATACTCACATGGGTGACGTTGATGGCTTTGAGGTCGTCCAGGTAGGGCTGGATGTTCAAACCGTTGGTGGCCACGCACAAGAGCATTTCCGGGTAGGCCGCACGCACCTTGGTCATGGTTTCCATGGTCTTTTCACCGTTGGCAAAGGGGTCGCCGGGGCCTGCAATGCCCACAACCGAGATGTTGGGTTTGGCCTCAACCACCTCTGCCAGGTAGGCCATGGCCTGGTCCGGACTCAAAATGGAGGAGGTGACACCGGGCCGGCTTTCATTGACGCAGTCAAACTTTCTGTTGCAGAAATTGCACTGGATGTTACAGGCCGGTGCAACCGGTAGGTGAACGCGACCGAAATCCTTGCAGGACTTTTTATTAAAACAGGGGTGGTTATCTAAATTCATCATGATTTATAATTTCCTTATTTAGTTTCTGCAAAAAAATGGTCAATTTTGTTCGAGTTCGAGGCGGACAAAAATTTTAACCGGAGGAATATATACAATCTTTCGAGGATTAAAATTTTTGACCAACGAAGAAATCGGGCAAAAGGGGCCGTTTTTCTGCGGGAACTATTTACATGTATGCGTATCCTATTCTGGATTCAGTCTGTTTTTCAGTTAAAATCGCGTTGACGATGGTGTCATACAACTGCTGGGCCCCTTTGTATCCCACGTGCAGGATACGCGAGCCGCCGATGCGGTCGTGGATGGGGAATCCCACCCGGACCAGGGGGATCTTCAGGCGTCTGGCCATGGCATAGCCCTTGGAGTTTCCGATGATGATTTCAGGGCGAACCTCTTCGGGCATGGCCGCTGCGGTCTCTTCCATGCAGGTAAAATCCATGTCATTCTGGATGACGGCCTGGTCAATGATATGTTCGGGCAGGGTCTGTTCCAATGCCTTTTTAAAGGTTTTGCTTTTGCCGCCGGAGGCGCACAAGACGGGGACGATGCCCACTTCGGCCAGAAAGCCTGCCATGGAGACCACAAAGTCCTCCTCGCCGTAAATCAGGGCCCGTTTTTTGGCCACATATTTATTGCCGTCCACATAGGTGTCCACCAGGCGCCATTTCTCTTTTCTGTATCGTTCCGGGATGGGCCGGCCGGAGATCTTGGACAGGATATCCAAAAATCTGTCTGTTGCCTTGACCCCGATGGGGATGGGCAGGCGGGTGCAGGGGACGCCAAAGCGTTTGCTTAAAATGTCTCCGGCGGTCTCGTGCCCGGCTTCTGCGGCCAGGGCCAGCACAGTGCCGAACTCCATGGTGTGAACCGCCACGTTCATCTTTTCAATGGCGGCAATGGTGGTGCCCCCCTTCTGGATGGCCTGGTATTCCTGCCAGGACGGCCCTTCCAGGCGCTCGGAATAATCGGGCAGAATGGTCACAGGGGCGTTAAAATCTGCAAAAATATCTTTTAAGTGCCGCAGGTCCTCGTTGGAGAGCATACCTGGGAACAGGTTGACCTTTTTCTTTTTCTTGGGCCGGTAAACGATGCGTTTGCCCACCGGGTTGAACCGGTCCACCACGGCGGCCACAGCACCGTGGAATCCGTCCACGTGGGTGCCGGAGTATGACGGGGTGGAGACATGGACCAGGGCCGAGCCGTTGATGGCATTGCCCATGCTGTTCAATATCAGCTGGACATCATCGCCAATGGTTTCGGACAGACAGGTGGTGGCGATACCGATCATGGAAGGGGCATACTGGCGGGCCACATTTTCAATGGCCAGCTTCAGGTTGGCCCCGCCGCCGAATACAGCGGTCTCTTCCGTAAAGTTGGAAGAGGCAATATCCACGGGTTCTTTGAAATGGGAGATCAGGTAACGCCGCATATAGGTGGAACATCCCTGGGAGCCGTGCAGCAGGGGTACGCAGCCCTCAATGCCCTGGAACACCAGGGTGGCCCCCAGGGGCGTGCACATTTTACATGCATTCTGGGTGGGGGTGTATGAGGGGGTCTGTTTATAAGATCTGCTCGAGGTCATATGGCACCTTCCTTTCCGGTTGTGTTCTGCCGCCTGGGGACCAAGTCCCATACCGGACTTGTTACGGTTCCGTAGACTTCATTTGCAAAATTGACCATGCCTTCAAAGCCGACCAGGGGGATTTTTCTTTCATGGTTATGGTCGCAGAACCCGATGCCCATCTTATAGGCAATGGGCCGTTCCTTGACCCCGCCGATGAACAGGTCCGCGTCTTTTTCCACGGCATATTTGGCCAATTCCAGGGGGTTTGAGTCGTCTAAAATCACGGTGCCCTCGTTGCACATCTGCCGGAGCACCTCATAATCTTCCTTGGTGCCGGTCTGGGAGCCGGCCAGGATTACTTCCATGCCCAGGGTTTTCAATGCCTTGATCAAGGAGAATGCCTTGAACGCGCCGCCCACGTAGATGGCGGCCTTTTTACCTTCAAGATCCCTTCTCATGCCCTCCAGGCTGGGAACTATGGCCTGGACCTCTTTTTTGATCAGCTCCTGGGTCTTTTTTAAAATTTCTGCGTTTTCCTTAAAGTGGACGGCCACCTTGTACAGGGCCTCGGAGGTATCTTCAATACCAAAATAGGAGACCCGTATAAAAGGGATGCCGTACTCTTTTTCCATCTGCTTGGCCAGGTGGGTCACGGACCCTGAACACTGGACCACGTTCAGGGCGGCATTCTTTGCCTGCTGGACCTCTGCCACCCGGCCGTCACCGGTGATCACCGAGACCACCTTGACCCCCATGGCTTCATAATATTTTTTAATGATCCATGTCTCTCCGCCGATATTGAACTCTCCTAATATATTGATGGAGTCGGGGATGGTGGCCTGGGGGGCCGGATTTCTTTCGATCAGGCTGAACAAGGCGTCGCATGCCGCCTTGTATCCATCTTTTTTGGTACCTTTAAACCCTTCAGAGTGGACAGCGATGACAGGAATGTTGGTCTCTTCTTCGACCTGGCGGCAGACCGCGTCCACGTCATCACCGATAATGCCCACAATGCAGGTACAGTAAATAAAGGCAGCTTTGGGCGCGTACTTTTCAATGAGTTCAAGCAACGCTTTTTTCAGCTTTTTTTCTCCGCCATAAATGATATCGGTCTCTGACAGATCGGTGGAAAAACTCATCCGGTGAAGCTCCGGGCCCGAAGATTGGGCCCCTCTGATGTCCCAGGTATAGGAGGCGCACCCGATGGGTCCGTGAATGAGATGCAGGGCGTCGGCTATTGGGTAAAGCACCACCCTGGAGCCGCAGAATACGCAGGCCCTCTGGCTGACTGCGCCGGCCAGACTCTTGGTTTCACATTCCATCTCAAAGGGCTGGCTGCCCTTCTGGTAAATCTGTTTTTCTCTCTGTTTGAGTACCGATATGGAGGTCATGTTATTTATCCTTTACTGCTTTGGTTGTGCAGATACTATTCTACCAGTTCAAACGCTTCTTCGGATGAATCCCGGTCCTTGCGGTCCATGAGAACGCCCAGGATTTTTTCCAGAAGGTGCAGCCCGCCTTTGTATCCGACTGTGGGGAAGTAGGAGTGGCCGATGCGGTCCAGGATGGGGAAGCCGTGGCGTACAAAGGGGATATCCTCGTCCCGGGCCATGTACTTGCCGTAGGTGTTGCAGATGAGCAGGTCCACCGGCTCATTCTTGATCCACTGGTGCAGCAGGAACATATCACCCGGGGTCTTGACGTTGATATCGTCGCCGAACTTGGCCGTGATCTCTTTGATCCGCTTGGTAAAGGCCTTGCCCGGGGTACCGGTAACGATGTGAACCGGTTTCATGCCGATGGTCACAAGGAACTCAACCAGGGGGATGAGCTGATCCGGGTCGCCGGCCAGGGCCACTTTCTTGCCGTACAGGTGGGGCTGCATGTCTGAGATCACGTCCAGCAGCTGTCCGCGTTCCTGGGTCACAGAATCGGCTACGGAAACGCCGGCTACGGTGCGCAGGGCATCAACAAACCGGTCGGTGGCCAGCAGGCCGATGGGCAGATCCAGCACCTGGCCGGGAACTTCAAACTGGGAGTCAAGGAGTTTGACTGCGTCTGCTGTGGCCCAGGCACCCAGGCCCAGGGAGCCGATGCTGTCAGCGGTGCTCTTGAGCTCTTCAATGGAAACGCCGCCTTTGGGGTACATATTGAATTTACCGGTGAGCGGTCCGTTCACAATGCCGGACGTATCCGGAAACAGGATGGATTCAATGCCCATCATTGCGGCGATTCTTTTGATCTCAGCCATATCAGACGGTTCTACAAATCCTGGGATCAGGTTGACTTTACCGTTGGATGTGCCGGTCTTTTCAGCCATCTGGGCTGCCATGGCTTTGACCATGTTGGCGTAACCGGTGACATGGGACCCCACATAAGAGGGTGTGGGGGTATGGATCACATACTTGCCTTCGGGAATGGTGCCGTCTTTTTTGGCCTTTTTAACGATCTGGTTCACGTCGTCGCCGATGGTTTCCGACAGACAGGTGGTGTGAACCGCAACCACGTCCGGGCTGTAGGTGGTGAAGATGGTCAACAGCGCCTGGAGCAGGTTGGCCTGGCCGCCGAATACCGATGCACCTTCTGTAAAGGAAGATGTGGCCGCCATGATGGGCTCACGGTAATGACGGGTCAGGGTGGATCTGTGATAGGCGCAGCAGCCCTGGGAGCCGTGACTGTGGGGCAGGCAGCCGTGGATGCCTAATCCTGCGTACATGGCGCCGATGGGCTGGCAGGTCTTGGCCGGGTTAACTGCCAGGGCTTTTCTTTCTACAATCTCTTTGGGGGTATGTCGAAGCAGCATAAGTTTCTCCTGTTGCTTTTATATCTTAAAGTTTTAACATTAATTATTATTCAGCAGCCTGTTTGCCAGGGCACTACGCTTCCTGCCACGGGGCTTTCAGGTAGTCCCAGATGTTGGCGTTGAGCATGCGGTCAATCTCTTCATAAAAGTTGATTGCACCTTGGAATACCGCATAGGGTCCGCCTGAATCATAGGAGTGGAGCTGCTTCATGGGGATACCGTTTTTCTGGACTGCGTACTTCTCCTTGATACCGGCACAGAAGATATCGGGTTTGTACATTTCGATCAGGGTTTCTGTTTCGTGCTGGCTGATGTCGTCGACAATCAGGGAGCCTTCAACCATGTCAGGCACCATGCCTTCATACTCTTTGAACGGGAATCCCTTGGCTTCCAGGGCTTTCATCTGCTCTTCGGTCTTTCTGGGGTTGTACCGGGTCTCATCGGGCTCGATCTCCAGCTCCTCGATGTTTCTGGAGTCGGCATCGATCTTGATGTCCGGAATGACGTGGCGTCCTTCGTAGTCATCCCTGTGGGCGAACTCGTAACCGGCGGAGAGCACTTCCATGCCCAGATCCCTGAACAGTTCCTGGTAGTGATGGGCGCGGGAACCGCCAACAAACATCATGGCGGTTTTGCCTTCGCAACGCGGTTTGATCTCTGCGATCTTGGCTTCAACCGGTCCCATCTCTTCGGCAATTACCTTTTCTACGAGATCGATGAGGTCCTGGTCTTCAAAATAGGCGGCTATTTTGCGCAGACTGCTGGCCGTGGATTTGGGGCCAAGGAAGCTGACCTTGATCCAGGGGATACCGTATTTGATCTCGAGCATGTCGGCCACGTAATTGATGGATCTGTGGCACATAACGGCGTTGAGGTCTGCGGTGTGGCAGTTGGCAAACTGGTCAACGGTGGAGTTGCCGGAGAAGGTGGACACCACGCTGATGCCGCATTTTTCCAGCAGGTCGTCAATGATGAATGCGTCGCCGCCGATGTTGTACTCGCCCAGAAGGTTGATCTTGAATTTGGCATCGGAGATGGTGTCGTCCAGACCCACAACATGGGTAAAAATGGCGTTGTTGGCAATATGATGGCCGGCAGACTGGCTGACACCCTTATATCCTTCACAGGAGAAACCGAATATATTGATGCCCAGCTTTGCCTTCATCTCCCTGGCAACCGCGTGGATATCGTCACCGATCAGGCCCACCGGACAGGTGGAGAAGATGGAGATGGCCTTGGGTTTGAAAATGTCATAGGCTTCCTGGATGGCGGCCTTGAGCTTCTTTTCTCCGCCGAAAACAATGTCTTCGTCCTGCATATCCGTGGAAAAGCAGTAGGTCATGAAGTTCTCTGCTTCTTCTGATGGCGGCCGGGTCTGGTTACGACGGGTCAGCCAGGAGTAAAATCCGCACCCGATGGGTCCGTGGGTCAGGTTGATGATGTCCCGGGTCGGGCCCATGATAACGCCCTTGCAACCTGCGTAGCAGCACCCTCTCTGGGTGATGATGCCCGGAACGGTCCTGACGTTGGCACCTACCGAGAGGCTGCCTTTTTCTTCTTCGCTGGAAACCGGTGTGATCTGTTTGCCGCGTTTCCGGGCCACCTTAGGCGGATACTTGGCCAGTATTTCTTTTTTTACATCTTCCGGGTTAACGGTAGTGTTTCGTTCGCCTGTCATATGTTTATACCCCTATCTTATATCTTGTGTTGTTTTGCTTTAAATTCATCAAGAATGCTGTCTTTGCTAAGTACCCCCGTTAGGGTCCTGCGGTTATTAAAGGTTATGAAGCGATGCCGTATTCAATGAGCAGACTTTCGAGCTCTTCGATTTCCAGCGGCGTGGGAATAACGAACATTTCGTTTTCATCCATTTTTTTGGACAGTGCACGGTATTCGTCTGCCTGGGGGTGTTCGGGCGCAAAATCAATTACGGTTTTTCTGTTGATCTCGGCCTGCTGAACCATGTTATGCCGGGGGACAAAGTGGAGCATCTGGGTACCCAGTTTTTTGGCCAGCTGCAGGATCATCTCTTCCTCGTT contains:
- a CDS encoding MerR family transcriptional regulator; protein product: MMDADKENLNKKRVFQDKSKNIVNGLEGQTGTGVIIRKAAALTGVKPVTLRAWERRYHLIRPERNAKGHRLYSPDQIETIREICRWLERGVSIGKVKGLLSGSKKETASKATTATLAAADELLQALTDLNSRRAENIINRICREYPPKIAVRQCFLPVIDALGQLKSQHRAMGRALLQFILISRLSAMIRSENKAASVPCLAISLDPPGSLAAWLWLVSMAGQGLHITLLDGVEEIAALVNHARLQTYEHLAVFANRVPTKKQQQDIIKLSRLFDADHFHASTVIETLCGAELKR
- a CDS encoding ADP-ribosylglycohydrolase family protein; the protein is MRAKIQAGIMAAFTADALALGAHWVYDIARIKDKHGRLDFMAPPEIAPFHKGKKKGDFTHYGDQMFLLLESLSYCSGFDLDNFSTQWQAMFEDYSGWVDSATKETLANLEAGKSPQEAGSGSTDLGGASRMVPLALFYGEDRGTFMANSETQTAMTHNHPQVIQSARFFASAAIEAAEGRKPLDALEMAQKELSSNSPIYQMITDGLESVDKATTQAIAGFGQMCETQAALPGTIHLIAKYPNDLKTAMVENVMAGGDSSARGILCGFILGICNGMNAVPEQWIKDIRLAGRIRSLAGIKE
- a CDS encoding methyltransferase domain-containing protein encodes the protein MTLFPLNNQNIWNTLWLNELKNNPEKKVDMTHYKKWDKRAQVFDKRSATPEAVARKERILSMLRNAGALKPGSRVLDVGAGSGNWAISMAQMGASVVALEPSSGMIDILKQKIDTMGLGPDQISIMQQTWQEVDLEKEGLAGQFDLVFSSMNPGVCDPVTLEKVMQASSNFCYLSTFSGGSPGNRYNDLFKQVTGQTLKNSSWDFIYPFTYLYAQGYRPQIDFNVWDLDREETVDQAVENIIFFIQGMTDVTREIREKLTAYVAGKAVDGKFNDKQSVCQGVMLWQVA
- a CDS encoding TetR/AcrR family transcriptional regulator, which gives rise to MKIQRILKAAQELFQSNGFIGTSMDKIAEQAQVTKQTVYRYFKSKEALFKSALEAQRLEATNDFLDALNLEDTTKALNAFSIGFIERHLSKAHLANIRLLVSEGPMVPEITRAFYTVGPVRTKTRLSLFFKERFDIEDAQYEIDVFLSILLSMRMTVLTGLVAPPSSAIIRQHAAKAVNTVLKLLDLI
- a CDS encoding (2Fe-2S) ferredoxin domain-containing protein; translation: MNKPEKHILVCASFRPSGEPKGKCHRKGSGDFLAYIENEVIDRGLEEVLVSSTCCLKQCDDGPVMVIYPDNIWYGNVENEEAIDAILDAMEDGEIAEDYVL
- the nifB gene encoding nitrogenase cofactor biosynthesis protein NifB, which gives rise to MMNLDNHPCFNKKSCKDFGRVHLPVAPACNIQCNFCNRKFDCVNESRPGVTSSILSPDQAMAYLAEVVEAKPNISVVGIAGPGDPFANGEKTMETMTKVRAAYPEMLLCVATNGLNIQPYLDDLKAINVTHVSITVNAVDPEVGARIYSWVRDGKRSKGPLEGAKVLLERQLAAVKGLKERDIMVKVNSILLPGINDDHMVEVARTMGEMGVDIFNIMPYFPTKGSNFEDMPEPAKGQLKELREAAKVFVAQMTHCKRCRADAVGLLDDPLNQKLMDRLTFHATTPISLPSAPKYCHEQDCDDGYAFNAAGPRPYVALATREGALINQRLGEAEELHIYDLTGDTPEFVETRTVPKPGAGDVRWNNLARTIKDCHTILVSGVGEAPKKVLGNMGFTIHEVNGMIDLVLMAIKKGESLDHLIVRSQTSCGECRGTGTGCM
- a CDS encoding nitrogenase component 1; the encoded protein is MTSSRSYKQTPSYTPTQNACKMCTPLGATLVFQGIEGCVPLLHGSQGCSTYMRRYLISHFKEPVDIASSNFTEETAVFGGGANLKLAIENVARQYAPSMIGIATTCLSETIGDDVQLILNSMGNAINGSALVHVSTPSYSGTHVDGFHGAVAAVVDRFNPVGKRIVYRPKKKKKVNLFPGMLSNEDLRHLKDIFADFNAPVTILPDYSERLEGPSWQEYQAIQKGGTTIAAIEKMNVAVHTMEFGTVLALAAEAGHETAGDILSKRFGVPCTRLPIPIGVKATDRFLDILSKISGRPIPERYRKEKWRLVDTYVDGNKYVAKKRALIYGEEDFVVSMAGFLAEVGIVPVLCASGGKSKTFKKALEQTLPEHIIDQAVIQNDMDFTCMEETAAAMPEEVRPEIIIGNSKGYAMARRLKIPLVRVGFPIHDRIGGSRILHVGYKGAQQLYDTIVNAILTEKQTESRIGYAYM